The Fusobacterium pseudoperiodonticum DNA window TTTTTATATGGAAATTCTCCAATGATAGAGTTTGAAACAGAGAAAAAAACAGAAGAAATTTTAGAAAAATATCCTAATATTTCAGCTAAGTATTATGACTGTGCTTTAAAAGAAGAAGATGAATTTTTATCTGCTTTACAGGTTAATTCTATCTTTAAAACAGTTGATTTTTTAGTATTAAAAAGAGCAGAAACTTTAAAAAGTTCAGGTATTCAAAAACTTTTTAAAACTTTAAAAAACTATGATTTAAATGAAAAAAACATTATAATTATTTATAATGTTCCTATACAATATGGGAAAATTGTTACTGAATATGAAATAACTAAGACAAGTATAAAAGCAATTGAAGAGATTGCTACTTTTTTAGATTGTACTCTTATAAAAGAAAACAATATAATTTTAAATTATGTTAAAGATAACTTAAATATTACTGAAAAAGACGCTAAAGATTTAATTGAGCTTTTAGGAAGTGACTATTATCATATAAAAAATGAGACAAATAAAATAGCTGCTTTTTTAGATGGGCAGCCATATTCTTTTGAAAAAATTAAAAACTTAATAAGTATTGATAAAGAATATAATATGAAAGACTTAGTTGAAAACTTTTTTAAGAGTAAAAATTATATAGATATTTTAAATTTCTTAGAAGTAAATAAAGATTCTTATTTAGGTATTGTATATATGTTGGCTGATGAACTAATAGTCTTTTTGAAATTAACTTCTCTTATAAACAGTGGAAAAATTTCACAAAATATGAATTATAATGTTTTTAAAGAGCTATACAATGATTTCTCAGATCTTTTTATAGGAAGAAATTTTAAAGCACAACATCCTTATACAGTTTTTCTTAAATTAAATAGTTTAACTTATTTTTCAGAAGAATTTTTAGAAAACAAATTAAAAGAATTATTATATATTGAATATGGACTAAAAACCGGTGAAAGAGAAATCAATATAGAACTGGACCTATTTTTAAAAAAATTCTTCACAAATTAAAAAAGTAAAAATAGCTCATTACTAGCTAAATTTTTTAACAATAAAAAATTAACGTTTCGCTGCAAAACATGAAACTCGCTATGCTCAAACACTCATGCTTTTGCTCGGCTCACTTGCTTTAATTTTTTATCTAAAATTTAGAATGTAATTCACTTATTTTTACTTTTACTCAAATATTAAAATTAATGTAACTTTTTACTTCTTAACTGACTTTATAAATTTTGGAAAGATGTACCATGTTATTAAGAACATTATAAATCCTCCAACAAAATCAATAAAATGATGTTGATATACAAAATGAACAGAGATTGCAATTAAAAATCCCCATATAGCAATAAGATATTTTAATTTTGATTTCATTTCTTTCCAATAGATAGCAATAGAAAGAAAAGCAAAACTTACATGTAGAGAAGGGCATTGATTAAA harbors:
- a CDS encoding DNA polymerase III subunit delta; the encoded protein is MFYFLYGNSPMIEFETEKKTEEILEKYPNISAKYYDCALKEEDEFLSALQVNSIFKTVDFLVLKRAETLKSSGIQKLFKTLKNYDLNEKNIIIIYNVPIQYGKIVTEYEITKTSIKAIEEIATFLDCTLIKENNIILNYVKDNLNITEKDAKDLIELLGSDYYHIKNETNKIAAFLDGQPYSFEKIKNLISIDKEYNMKDLVENFFKSKNYIDILNFLEVNKDSYLGIVYMLADELIVFLKLTSLINSGKISQNMNYNVFKELYNDFSDLFIGRNFKAQHPYTVFLKLNSLTYFSEEFLENKLKELLYIEYGLKTGEREINIELDLFLKKFFTN